A genomic stretch from Actinomycetota bacterium includes:
- a CDS encoding DUF512 domain-containing protein — MSLRPARRLPPPGHWPPPRIMEIRPSSPCHGKVHPGDRLVAIDGMRPLDILDCLQASEARRVTLELRRGEKSVTHRIRKTSGTPLGLVFDEAVFDGVRRCRNRCVFCFVDQLPEGLRPSLYIKDDDYRLSFYYGNFVTLNNLSRDDLERIKRLRLSPLYVSLHSTDPELRGLLMGGDAGAGLAALEELAAEGLELHLQVVVCPGINDGEELRRTLREALEGYAPASLGVVPVGLTRHVGRLPQRLKGHDRGTAREVLAAVREYQALAQERHGRRTFFAADEFYLLAGEGFPPAGDYDDYPQLENGIGMARKFMEEMKEGALACVGHIGSRRGIVTGAAGGRVLNAALDLAGLRGVEVVEVENRLLGESVTVSALLGGADIAAALREAGPASRELLIPDSMLKEGMFIDDMTPAEVERATGYRLLPVAVEGGALLHALLAEEGTD; from the coding sequence GTGAGCCTGCGACCGGCGCGCCGGCTGCCTCCGCCCGGGCACTGGCCTCCTCCCCGCATCATGGAGATAAGGCCCTCCTCGCCCTGCCACGGTAAAGTGCATCCGGGTGACCGCCTGGTGGCCATCGACGGTATGAGGCCCCTGGACATCCTCGACTGCCTGCAGGCCTCTGAAGCGAGACGCGTGACCCTGGAGCTGCGCCGCGGAGAAAAATCCGTCACCCACAGGATACGCAAGACGAGCGGGACCCCCCTGGGACTGGTCTTCGACGAAGCGGTCTTCGACGGGGTACGGCGCTGCCGCAACCGCTGTGTTTTCTGCTTCGTGGACCAGCTGCCGGAGGGGCTTCGGCCGTCGCTGTACATCAAGGACGACGACTACCGCCTCTCCTTTTACTACGGCAATTTCGTGACCTTGAACAACCTCTCGCGCGATGACTTGGAGAGGATAAAGAGGCTGCGCCTGTCGCCGCTCTACGTCTCCCTGCACTCCACTGACCCCGAACTGCGCGGTCTCCTCATGGGCGGAGACGCCGGCGCCGGCCTGGCGGCTTTGGAGGAACTGGCCGCTGAGGGGCTGGAGTTGCACCTGCAGGTGGTGGTGTGCCCCGGTATAAACGACGGCGAGGAGTTGCGGCGCACCCTGCGGGAGGCGCTCGAAGGTTACGCGCCGGCTTCCCTGGGGGTGGTGCCGGTGGGGCTTACCCGCCACGTGGGGCGGCTGCCGCAGCGCCTCAAGGGACACGACCGCGGCACGGCACGCGAGGTGCTGGCAGCGGTGCGTGAATACCAAGCGCTCGCCCAGGAACGCCACGGCAGGCGCACCTTCTTCGCGGCCGACGAGTTCTATCTCCTGGCTGGAGAGGGCTTCCCGCCCGCCGGGGACTACGATGATTATCCGCAACTTGAGAACGGTATCGGCATGGCCAGGAAGTTCATGGAAGAAATGAAGGAGGGGGCCCTTGCGTGCGTGGGACACATCGGGTCACGGCGCGGCATCGTCACCGGGGCCGCGGGCGGACGGGTCCTGAACGCGGCCCTCGATCTGGCCGGTCTGCGCGGCGTGGAGGTCGTAGAGGTCGAGAACCGCCTCCTGGGAGAGTCGGTAACAGTCAGCGCGCTGCTGGGCGGCGCCGATATAGCGGCGGCCCTGCGGGAGGCGGGGCCGGCCTCGCGTGAGCTGCTCATCCCTGATAGCATGCTGAAAGAGGGGATGTTCATCGACGACATGACCCCCGCAGAAGTGGAGCGCGCTACCGGTTACCGGCTGCTGCCGGTGGCGGTGGAGGGCGGCGCGCTGCTGCACGCGCTGCTGGCAGAGGAAGGAACGGATTGA
- the cmk gene encoding (d)CMP kinase: MNDEKSPAARSLIITIDGPAGAGKSTVAQKLSRRLGFGYLDTGAMYRALTLRALRDHIDLDDDKGLAALAAEMDLEMVYAPRRRPPFRMLMDGEDVTRGIRSREVSVHVSQVSSHPCVRKEMVRKQRRLAAGGDMVVEGRDVGTVVFPRADLKFFITATPKERALRRYREMIKDGYEVSLHAVEQEMVRRDHLDSTRRHNPLKRAPDARLIDTTGEDVAQVVGRLSEAIRERTGAR, from the coding sequence ATGAACGATGAAAAGAGTCCCGCTGCCCGCAGTCTGATCATAACCATAGACGGTCCGGCAGGGGCTGGCAAGAGCACCGTCGCGCAGAAACTGTCGCGGCGCCTGGGTTTCGGCTACCTCGACACCGGGGCCATGTACCGCGCCCTCACCCTGCGTGCTCTGCGTGACCATATCGACCTTGACGACGATAAGGGGCTGGCCGCCCTGGCCGCGGAGATGGACCTGGAGATGGTCTATGCCCCACGCCGCAGGCCTCCCTTCCGTATGCTCATGGACGGCGAGGACGTGACCAGGGGCATCCGTTCGCGGGAGGTCTCGGTCCACGTCTCCCAGGTGTCTTCGCATCCCTGCGTACGCAAGGAGATGGTTAGAAAACAACGCCGCCTGGCCGCGGGCGGGGACATGGTGGTGGAGGGCAGGGACGTGGGGACGGTGGTATTCCCCCGGGCGGACCTGAAGTTTTTTATCACCGCCACTCCCAAGGAACGGGCGCTCCGGCGCTATCGGGAGATGATCAAGGACGGCTACGAGGTATCGCTGCATGCCGTGGAGCAGGAGATGGTGCGCAGGGACCACCTCGACTCCACGCGCCGGCACAACCCGCTCAAGCGCGCTCCCGATGCAAGGCTCATCGACACCACCGGCGAGGACGTCGCGCAGGTGGTGGGAAGGCTTTCCGAGGCGATAAGGGAACGGACGGGAGCGCGGTGA
- the der gene encoding ribosome biogenesis GTPase Der, which translates to MASQKPLVAVVGRPNVGKSTMVNRIVAKGDAIVESDPGVTRDRNYFTANWRGRDFRIVDTGGMDPVAEEKLVKAIGRQAMQAVEEADLVLMMVDAAEGVTAGDEEIAQVLRRSGKPVVLAANKVDNQRQEDETVEWYSLGMGEPWPVSAMHGRNIGDLLDMIVAGLPEAPLEQEEEGPETVVAIVGRPNVGKSTLFNRLLREERSIISDIPGTTRDAVDTVLTVGETTYRFIDTAGWRKRTKIREGVEFYSQVRVWKAIDRAQVVLLVVDASTGITEQDQRIAARVKDDGRACAVVLNKWDQVKAAGNAQVVYEDAMDKLHFISYAPFLRVSALSGAGVNRLLPVVDRVRVTWESRIQTAHLNQLLHRVITQTPPPSRRGKRLQMYYLTQARTAPPQFVFFVNRPDLATPAYERFLERKIRETFAFEGTPIRIALRSRRALEKRQGR; encoded by the coding sequence ATGGCATCGCAAAAGCCGCTGGTGGCGGTGGTGGGCCGGCCTAACGTGGGCAAGTCGACCATGGTCAACCGCATCGTGGCCAAGGGAGATGCCATCGTGGAAAGCGATCCCGGCGTGACCCGCGACCGCAACTACTTCACCGCCAACTGGAGGGGGAGGGACTTCCGCATCGTGGACACCGGAGGCATGGACCCGGTGGCGGAGGAGAAGCTGGTCAAGGCCATAGGCCGGCAGGCCATGCAGGCGGTGGAGGAGGCGGACCTGGTGCTGATGATGGTGGACGCGGCGGAAGGGGTGACCGCCGGCGACGAGGAGATAGCCCAGGTGCTGCGGCGCAGCGGCAAGCCGGTGGTGCTCGCCGCCAACAAGGTGGACAACCAGCGCCAGGAGGACGAAACCGTGGAATGGTACTCCCTGGGCATGGGGGAGCCGTGGCCGGTGTCGGCCATGCACGGCAGGAACATCGGCGACCTGCTGGACATGATCGTGGCCGGCCTCCCCGAGGCGCCGCTCGAACAGGAGGAGGAAGGGCCGGAGACGGTGGTGGCCATCGTGGGCCGGCCCAATGTCGGAAAGTCCACCCTCTTCAACCGCCTGCTGCGCGAGGAGCGCTCCATCATTAGCGACATACCCGGCACTACGCGGGACGCGGTGGACACGGTGCTCACCGTGGGGGAGACCACCTACCGTTTCATCGACACCGCCGGCTGGCGCAAGCGCACCAAGATAAGGGAGGGGGTGGAGTTCTACAGCCAGGTGAGGGTGTGGAAAGCCATCGACCGCGCCCAGGTGGTGCTGCTGGTGGTCGACGCGTCCACGGGCATAACCGAGCAGGACCAGAGGATCGCGGCCAGGGTGAAGGACGACGGGCGCGCATGCGCCGTGGTGCTCAACAAGTGGGACCAGGTGAAGGCCGCCGGCAACGCGCAGGTGGTCTACGAAGACGCCATGGATAAACTCCATTTCATCTCCTACGCCCCTTTCCTGCGCGTGAGCGCCCTCAGCGGCGCGGGGGTGAACCGCCTGCTGCCGGTGGTGGACCGCGTGCGTGTGACCTGGGAATCGCGCATACAGACCGCCCACCTCAACCAGCTGCTGCACCGTGTCATCACCCAGACCCCGCCGCCTTCGCGGCGCGGCAAGCGGCTGCAGATGTACTACCTCACCCAGGCACGGACGGCGCCGCCGCAGTTCGTCTTCTTCGTCAACCGCCCCGACCTGGCCACCCCGGCATACGAGAGGTTCCTGGAGCGCAAGATCCGCGAGACCTTCGCCTTCGAGGGGACGCCCATACGCATCGCCTTGCGCTCGCGCCGTGCCCTGGAGAAGCGGCAGGGCCGCTAG